Proteins from one Cicer arietinum cultivar CDC Frontier isolate Library 1 chromosome 3, Cicar.CDCFrontier_v2.0, whole genome shotgun sequence genomic window:
- the LOC101502604 gene encoding exocyst complex component EXO70E2: MAVEESEQVFPELESEENLIASVRHIVKVLGSKKNLTSDAKKILADLGSQLSSMNIQSEEEEGKKGKREDDIDEGDEDEEGEEDIGAIEERIGLIEEKIMRWEEDRSMIWDMGPEEGFEYLNAANEARKLIEKLESLHLSKEDQEYKCLQKAYSVLQTAMAHLEEKFSNLLIQNRQPFEPEYVSFRSMEEDAADGNSIVSLGDESFEESLRRDSVSRGSEEHVIELVHPAVIPDLRCIANLLFASNYVQECSQAYTIVRRDALDECLFILEMERLSIEDVLKMEWGSLNSKIKRWIWAVKIFVRVYLPSERSLSDQIFGEGEPVSQACFVDASKASILQLLNFGEAMSIGPHQPEKLFRILDMYEVLADLMPDIDALYSDEVGSSVNFECHEVLKRLGDCVRITFLEFKHVIDTNPSTTPLVGGGIHPLAKYVMNYLRTLTDYSESLNHLLKDQEEEDAVSLSPDTSPGTEEDNRSQGGSHDRFPSMALQFLSVALVLESNLEEKSKLYKDTSLQHLFLMNNIHYMAEKVKGSELRIIFGDEWIRKHNWKFQQHELKYERASWSSILNLLKDEGVHSNSVSKSLLKEKLRSFYLGFEDIYRIQTAWLVPDLQLRADLRISISLKVIQAYRPFVGKLCNHMSDRYIRYTADDLENYLLDFFEGSQQLLQNPIRR; encoded by the coding sequence ATGGCTGTTGAGGAGTCTGAGCAAGTGTTTCCTGAGCTTGAAAGTGAAGAGAATTTAATTGCTTCTGTAAGGCATATTGTGAAGGTTTTAGGGTCAAAGAAGAATCTTACAAGTGATGCCAAGAAGATTTTGGCAGATCTCGGTTCACAATTGTCTTCCATGAACATTCAAAGTGAGGAAGAGGAAGGGAAAAAAGGGAAAAGGGAGGATGATATCGATGAGGGGGACGAGGATGAGGAGGGTGAAGAGGATATTGGTGCTATTGAAGAACGGATTGGTTTGATTGAGGAGAAAATAATGAGATGGGAGGAAGATCGGTCGATGATTTGGGATATGGGACCTGAAGAAGGGTTTGAGTATTTGAATGCGGCTAACGAAGCTCGCAAATTGATAGAGAAGTTGGAGAGTTTACATTTGAGTAAAGAGGATCAAGAGTATAAGTGTTTGCAGAAGGCTTATAGTGTTCTTCAGACGGCGATGGCGCATCTCGAAGAAAAGTTCAGCAATTTGCTTATCCAGAATAGGCAACCTTTTGAACCGGAGTATGTCTCTTTTCGATCGATGGAGGAAGATGCTGCTGATGGGAATTCTATAGTCTCTTTAGGTGATGAATCGTTTGAGGAATCACTTCGAAGAGATAGTGTCAGCAGAGGCTCTGAGGAGCATGTCATTGAATTAGTACATCCGGCCGTGATCCCCGATCTCAGGTGTATTGCGAACTTGCTTTTTGCTTCTAATTACGTGCAAGAATGTTCACAAGCTTATACTATTGTTAGGAGGGATGCTTTAGATGAGTGTTTGTTCATTCTTGAAATGGAAAGGCTTAGTATTGAGGATGTTTTGAAAATGGAATGGGGTAGTTTGAATTCTAAGATCAAAAGATGGATTTGGGCTGTGAAAATCTTTGTTAGGGTTTATCTTCCAAGTGAAAGGTCGCTTAGTGATCAGATTTTCGGAGAAGGCGAGCCTGTTAGTCAAGCTTGTTTTGTTGATGCATCTAAGGCTTCAATATTGCAGCTTCTGAATTTCGGTGAAGCAATGTCTATCGGTCCACACCAACCCGAAAAGTTGTTTCGAATTCTTGACATGTATGAAGTTCTTGCAGACCTTATGCCGGACATCGATGCTTTGTATTCGGATGAGGTTGGTTCTTCGGTTAATTTTGAATGTCATGAGGTTCTTAAGAGATTAGGAGATTGTGTGAGGATAACATTTCTTGAATTTAAACATGTCATCGATACAAATCCATCGACAACACCTTTAGTTGGTGGAGGGATACATCCTTTGGCAAAGTATGTTATGAATTATCTAAGGACTCTTACCGACTATAGCGAATCGCTGAATCATCTCCTGAAAgaccaagaagaagaagatgctGTTTCATTGTCACCTGACACGAGTCCAGGAACCGAAGAAGATAACCGAAGCCAAGGAGGATCGCACGATAGATTTCCCTCAATGGCCCTGCAATTTTTATCAGTTGCTTTAGTCTTGGAAAGCAACCTCGAAGAGAAATCAAAGTTATACAAAGACACTTCATTGCAGCACTTGTTTTTAATGAACAACATACATTACATGGCCGAAAAAGTTAAAGGTTCTGAACTTAGGATCATATTCGGAGACGAATGGATTCGAAAGCACAACTGGAAGTTTCAACAACATGAGTTGAAATACGAGAGAGCTAGTTGGAGTTCCATTCTCAACTTGCTTAAGGACGAAGGAGTTCACTCAAATTCCGTCTCAAAAAGCCTTTTAAAGGAGAAGCTACGGAGCTTCTACCTCGGCTTCGAGGACATTTACAGGATCCAAACAGCTTGGTTGGTACCGGATCTTCAGCTTCGCGCAGATTTGCGGATTTCTATATCGCTTAAAGTGATCCAAGCTTATAGGCCATTTGTTGGAAAGCTTTGTAATCACATGAGTGACAGATATATTAGATACACTGCTGATGATTTAGAAAATTATCTTTTGGATTTCTTTGAAGGATCTCAACAGTTGTTGCAAAATCCTATTAGGAGGTGA